DNA sequence from the Arthrobacter jinronghuae genome:
CGGCCAAACCGGCCCGTCCCCCGTGCTGCCAGCCCCAGCCGCGGGCAGCGACGGCAGCCGGGCGGGGCCGGCGTCGGGAGCCGGGGGCGGCTTCGGGGCGTGGGATGGAAGGCGCTGCAGCGGGCGGACGGTTTCCGCCGCCCTTCTTACCGAAGAGCACCGCTACGCCGTTCCGGTCCGACCGGACGCGAACGGCGCAAGGGCACCCGTCCGTGCCAGCGCGCGGACCGCCAGCCAGGACAGCCCGCCTGCGATAACCGCTCCCGATACGCAGGTGAGCAGGACGTACAGCAGCTGCCACTGCGCTGCCCATTCCACGTTGTACAGGACGTTTTCGCTCAGGCCGAGGAACAGTCCGGATCCCAGCCCGGCCAGCAGCGCCACGGGAAGGGAGAACCGGCGGTACAGGAACAGCAGCAACACCAGTTCGGCACCCAGGCCCTGCAGGAAGCCCGAAAGCAGTACGGAGAGACCGAACTGCGTGCCCAGTACGCCCGACACAGCGGCGGCCAGCATTTCGCAGTAGATAGCCGCGCCGGGTTTGCGGATGATGAGCCCGCCC
Encoded proteins:
- a CDS encoding ECF transporter S component → MKDQSAVPDRTRPAASGRSWRVVDIVVASVLAVAVGVIFWAWSLGYAGISALTAAFPPLAGLYTGGWLIAGVLGGLIIRKPGAAIYCEMLAAAVSGVLGTQFGLSVLLSGFLQGLGAELVLLLFLYRRFSLPVALLAGLGSGLFLGLSENVLYNVEWAAQWQLLYVLLTCVSGAVIAGGLSWLAVRALARTGALAPFASGRTGTA